One genomic region from Elusimicrobiota bacterium encodes:
- a CDS encoding Do family serine endopeptidase produces MTNTNSARKNFFWTVVILGLVILAFAIGKSQKKQNTSLGIKTSVSQEVLNLQEAFVNVAEEVKPAVVSIYTEQIIKEIVPFDFFFSDPFDDFFDDFFGQPLPRRQKPQKKYYNQRRIEGAGSGVVIDQDGYILTNYHVVKEAEKITVKLADDREYTGKVIGKDAKTDLAVVKIKAPKKLAVAKLGDSDKIRVGDWAIAIGSPFGLEQTVTVGIISAKRQNIKAQGNVYRDVIQTDASINRGNSGGPLVNIHGEVVGINTLIYSQSGGSVGVGFAIPINRAKEILEPLISKGKVDRGFLGVNIKKVDEVIARQSQLKAPAGVLVENVLENTAADKAGIKRGDIILEFDGKKIDTPEKLQDTVAAAPPNKKVDVVIWRDGSQKTISVILGEWPESITQAPSRPESEKEKTAQWLGMKVKQFSKELAEELNISPDEQGVVVVEIENNSKAAEMGLYTGDIIRAINRTKTTTLAEFESVTKKISFSEGILFDINRGGNLIYRTYIEK; encoded by the coding sequence ATGACCAATACGAATTCTGCACGAAAAAATTTTTTCTGGACGGTTGTTATTTTAGGTTTAGTTATTTTAGCATTTGCTATTGGTAAATCGCAAAAAAAACAGAACACATCGCTTGGGATTAAAACATCTGTCTCACAGGAGGTCTTGAATCTGCAGGAAGCATTTGTTAATGTAGCAGAAGAGGTGAAGCCAGCGGTTGTATCAATTTATACCGAGCAGATTATAAAAGAAATAGTGCCGTTTGATTTTTTCTTCTCAGACCCGTTTGACGATTTTTTTGACGATTTTTTTGGTCAGCCGTTGCCTCGTCGGCAAAAACCTCAAAAAAAGTACTATAACCAGCGAAGGATTGAAGGTGCGGGAAGCGGTGTTGTGATAGACCAGGATGGCTATATTCTTACAAATTATCACGTTGTGAAAGAGGCAGAAAAAATTACTGTAAAACTTGCAGATGACAGAGAATATACTGGAAAGGTTATTGGCAAAGATGCCAAAACGGATTTAGCAGTAGTAAAGATAAAAGCACCTAAAAAACTTGCGGTCGCTAAATTAGGCGATTCAGATAAGATTCGTGTTGGCGATTGGGCGATTGCGATTGGTTCGCCTTTCGGGTTAGAACAAACGGTTACCGTCGGCATCATTTCAGCAAAAAGACAGAATATAAAAGCGCAAGGGAATGTGTATCGCGATGTTATTCAGACGGACGCGTCTATAAACCGCGGTAATTCCGGTGGCCCGCTTGTTAATATACATGGCGAGGTTGTTGGTATCAATACACTTATTTACAGTCAATCCGGTGGGTCTGTTGGTGTTGGTTTTGCAATACCGATAAATCGTGCGAAAGAGATTTTGGAGCCGCTCATTTCCAAAGGGAAAGTAGACAGAGGGTTTCTTGGCGTCAATATAAAGAAGGTTGATGAGGTGATTGCCCGACAGTCGCAACTTAAAGCGCCTGCGGGTGTTCTTGTAGAAAATGTGTTAGAAAATACCGCAGCTGATAAAGCAGGTATCAAACGTGGCGATATCATTTTAGAATTTGATGGCAAAAAAATTGATACACCAGAAAAACTGCAGGATACCGTAGCGGCTGCTCCACCAAATAAAAAAGTGGATGTTGTTATTTGGCGGGATGGTTCCCAAAAGACGATTTCGGTTATTCTTGGTGAATGGCCTGAAAGTATTACTCAAGCTCCATCAAGACCAGAATCAGAAAAGGAAAAAACTGCCCAATGGCTTGGTATGAAAGTAAAACAATTCTCAAAAGAACTGGCAGAAGAATTGAATATTTCGCCAGACGAACAGGGTGTTGTGGTTGTTGAGATAGAAAACAACTCAAAAGCAGCCGAGATGGGACTTTATACAGGCGATATCATAAGAGCAATCAATCGGACAAAAACAACTACACTCGCCGAATTTGAGTCAGTAACAAAGAAGATATCTTTTTCTGAAGGTATACTGTTTGATATCAACCGAGGCGGGAACTTAATATACAGAACATATATAGAAAAATAG
- the recA gene encoding recombinase RecA — protein sequence MSKVEKSDKEKALELALSQIEKEYGKGAVMRLGESPHQKVEAIPTGIIGLDVAIGVGGIPKGRIIELFGPESSGKSTLCLQLISSCQKLGGTCAYVDAEHAMDPVYATRLGVDIDKLIISQPDSGEQALEITEKLVRSNAVDIIIIDSVAALTPRAEIEGEMGEAHMGLQARLMSQALRKLTAIVSKSKTSIIFINQIRQKIGVMFGNPETTTGGLALKFYASIRMDIRRVTTLKEGDEAVGTRVRVKVVKNKIAPPFKQTEFEMKFGEGISPEGSIIDTGIEYSIVEKSGSWFVYKNERLGQGMDNAKTFLRENPKIADEIKKAIFEKTLGTPAVEKDEKKEKKIT from the coding sequence ATGTCAAAAGTAGAAAAATCAGACAAAGAAAAAGCATTAGAGTTGGCGCTTTCACAGATAGAAAAAGAATACGGGAAAGGTGCAGTGATGCGACTTGGCGAAAGCCCACACCAGAAAGTAGAAGCAATACCGACGGGCATCATCGGGCTTGATGTTGCAATTGGTGTTGGCGGTATCCCTAAAGGCAGAATCATAGAACTTTTCGGGCCTGAGTCATCAGGCAAATCAACACTCTGTCTTCAACTTATTTCCAGTTGCCAGAAATTAGGCGGCACCTGTGCATATGTAGATGCTGAACATGCGATGGATCCTGTTTATGCGACAAGGTTAGGTGTTGATATTGATAAACTTATTATTTCTCAGCCGGATAGTGGTGAGCAGGCACTTGAAATTACTGAAAAACTCGTCCGAAGTAACGCAGTTGATATAATCATCATTGATTCCGTTGCTGCGCTTACGCCGAGAGCAGAAATAGAAGGTGAAATGGGCGAAGCGCATATGGGGCTTCAGGCACGGCTGATGTCTCAAGCGTTGAGAAAACTTACTGCAATTGTCTCAAAATCCAAAACATCCATTATTTTTATCAACCAAATCAGACAGAAAATAGGTGTAATGTTCGGTAACCCCGAAACCACAACGGGTGGTCTCGCATTAAAATTCTATGCATCAATTAGAATGGATATACGAAGAGTCACAACACTCAAAGAGGGTGATGAAGCGGTTGGGACTCGTGTTCGTGTGAAAGTTGTAAAGAACAAAATTGCACCACCATTCAAGCAAACAGAGTTTGAAATGAAATTCGGTGAAGGGATTTCACCTGAAGGAAGTATTATTGATACTGGTATTGAGTATAGTATTGTTGAAAAAAGTGGCAGTTGGTTTGTGTATAAAAATGAACGATTAGGGCAGGGGATGGATAATGCAAAAACATTTTTGAGAGAAAATCCGAAAATTGCTGATGAAATAAAAAAAGCAATTTTTGAAAAAACACTTGGCACACCTGCTGTAGAAAAAGACGAAAAGAAAGAAAAGAAAATAACATAA
- the nikR gene encoding nickel-responsive transcriptional regulator NikR — protein sequence MGRLFRFGVSLDSELLKKFDELINSRNYTNRSKAIADLIRKEFVTEQWRKGGEIAGAITLVYDHHKRELVNKLTDIQHDFQEIVISTQHIHLDHDNCLEIIAVKGRAAEVEKLANTLKSIKGVKHGTLSVSTTGKEF from the coding sequence ATGGGAAGATTATTCAGATTTGGCGTCTCGCTGGACAGCGAACTGCTTAAGAAGTTTGACGAACTAATCAATAGCCGCAATTATACCAATCGTTCAAAGGCGATTGCCGATTTAATTCGTAAAGAATTTGTGACGGAACAGTGGAGAAAAGGTGGCGAAATCGCGGGTGCGATTACTCTCGTGTATGACCATCATAAGAGAGAACTGGTAAATAAACTTACCGATATCCAGCACGATTTTCAGGAAATTGTAATTTCAACCCAGCACATACATTTAGACCATGATAACTGTCTGGAAATAATCGCAGTGAAAGGCAGGGCAGCCGAAGTCGAAAAACTGGCGAATACCTTAAAATCAATAAAAGGTGTAAAACATGGAACATTAAGCGTATCTACGACAGGGAAAGAGTTTTAA